The Zobellia alginiliquefaciens genome contains a region encoding:
- a CDS encoding TIGR03364 family FAD-dependent oxidoreductase: MENKYDLVVVGGGILGTFHAYHAMKNGLKVALLEKDGKPQGATVRNFGQVVPSGMDSKWQIYGRESLRIYKDIQSKFDISVRQEGSIYIASNEEEVQLLVELNAINLKNSYKSKLMTKEECLKKYPGLREDYVKMGLFFPEEVMVEPRLMIGKLQSYLKEIGLDIYMNKTVVECNSLTNWVQVHTTDNMALSASKVIICNGSDFKMLYPNLFSESDLIVSKLQMMQTKVQPNYKLPSSVLTGLSIRRYEAFSECPSYASVKANEKSESLEKKWGVHILFKQAMDGSVIIGDSHEYAPAASIDDLGMDLNMDIDNFILNEAKKIFDLPTYQLQNRWYGLYSQCKNADLYQHTIDRNIHIVTGIGGKGMTGSAGFSKENINSIFNLQNA; this comes from the coding sequence ATGGAGAATAAATATGACCTTGTCGTAGTTGGTGGAGGCATTTTAGGTACTTTTCATGCTTATCACGCAATGAAAAACGGTCTAAAAGTTGCTTTGCTCGAAAAGGATGGAAAACCCCAAGGGGCTACCGTACGCAATTTTGGACAAGTGGTACCCTCGGGCATGGACTCTAAATGGCAAATATACGGACGGGAAAGTTTAAGAATATATAAGGATATACAATCTAAATTTGATATTTCCGTACGGCAAGAAGGGAGTATCTATATTGCTTCCAATGAAGAGGAAGTTCAACTCTTGGTAGAATTAAACGCCATCAACCTCAAAAATTCCTACAAGTCTAAGTTAATGACCAAAGAGGAATGTCTTAAAAAGTATCCTGGTCTCCGTGAAGATTATGTAAAAATGGGGCTTTTCTTTCCTGAGGAAGTTATGGTAGAGCCGCGTCTAATGATCGGCAAACTACAAAGCTATCTAAAAGAAATAGGCCTGGATATTTATATGAACAAGACCGTGGTAGAATGCAATTCCCTTACCAATTGGGTACAAGTACACACCACGGACAATATGGCACTATCCGCCTCTAAGGTCATTATCTGTAACGGAAGTGATTTTAAAATGCTGTATCCGAATTTGTTTTCAGAAAGCGACCTCATCGTATCAAAATTACAGATGATGCAAACCAAGGTTCAGCCTAATTACAAACTGCCAAGCTCCGTTCTAACTGGCCTATCCATAAGACGCTATGAAGCCTTCTCCGAGTGCCCATCCTATGCTTCGGTTAAAGCAAATGAAAAAAGTGAATCCCTAGAAAAAAAATGGGGTGTACACATTCTGTTCAAACAAGCTATGGATGGTTCGGTTATTATTGGTGATTCCCACGAATATGCCCCTGCTGCAAGTATAGATGATTTAGGTATGGATCTGAATATGGACATTGACAACTTCATTTTAAACGAAGCAAAGAAAATATTTGATTTGCCTACCTACCAATTACAAAACAGATGGTACGGTCTTTATTCCCAATGTAAAAATGCGGACCTATATCAGCATACCATAGATCGGAACATTCACATTGTAACCGGTATAGGTGGCAAAGGAATGACCGGCAGTGCA
- a CDS encoding DUF5690 family protein yields the protein MTFKINYKDIRFLSYGAFASFGTYFCMYAFRKPFTVATYEQLAFMGIDFKIILIITQVLGYMLSKFIGIKLISELKATNRLRYLILMIAIAELSLILFGLVSPPYNIIFMFFNGLSLGMIWGIVFSYLEGRKFTEILGVTLCSSFIVSSGAVKSSGLLLIQLTGVSEMWMPAMTGAVFLIPFLSFAFLLDKIPKPTKEDKALRKERKPMSREDRKKVLSNFFFPIVILVFFYICLTAIRDFRDNFSREIWDAVGFEDNASIYTLSELPVAIIVLISIGLFAFVKDNYRAFITYHYLLIFGAILIGGSTFLFQTQVMGPVLWMVLVGLGLYICYVPFNCIFFDRMIATFKIEGNAGYLIYIADAFGYLGSMAILLYKNFGHRSVSWLQFFSYGTYAIAFVGFAATTCSLIYFKKKYKMEQLTLNNELHII from the coding sequence ATGACTTTCAAAATAAATTATAAAGACATTAGATTTCTTTCCTATGGAGCATTTGCGTCATTTGGCACGTATTTCTGTATGTACGCTTTTCGAAAGCCATTTACGGTTGCAACCTATGAACAGCTAGCGTTTATGGGTATAGATTTCAAAATTATTCTAATTATTACCCAAGTGCTTGGGTATATGCTCTCTAAGTTCATAGGCATTAAGCTCATATCTGAACTAAAAGCCACTAACCGTTTACGTTACCTAATACTAATGATTGCCATTGCGGAATTGAGCTTAATACTTTTTGGTTTGGTCTCCCCTCCGTACAACATCATATTTATGTTTTTTAACGGTCTCTCCCTGGGCATGATCTGGGGTATCGTTTTCTCCTATTTAGAAGGAAGGAAATTTACGGAAATACTTGGCGTTACCTTATGCTCAAGTTTTATAGTTTCTAGTGGTGCCGTAAAATCCTCAGGCTTATTGTTAATACAATTGACCGGAGTTTCAGAAATGTGGATGCCCGCCATGACAGGCGCAGTTTTCTTGATCCCATTTTTAAGTTTTGCTTTTCTATTGGATAAAATCCCAAAACCTACAAAAGAAGACAAGGCACTTAGAAAAGAACGGAAGCCTATGAGTCGCGAAGACCGTAAAAAGGTACTCTCCAACTTCTTCTTCCCTATTGTAATTCTTGTCTTTTTCTACATTTGCCTTACTGCGATACGCGACTTTAGGGATAATTTTTCTCGTGAAATTTGGGATGCCGTTGGTTTTGAAGACAATGCTTCCATTTATACTTTGTCTGAGCTACCTGTAGCCATAATCGTTCTAATATCCATCGGTCTTTTTGCCTTTGTTAAAGATAATTACCGGGCCTTTATAACCTACCATTACTTGTTAATTTTTGGGGCGATCCTTATTGGCGGTAGCACCTTTCTATTTCAAACACAAGTAATGGGACCGGTACTATGGATGGTTTTAGTGGGTCTGGGACTGTACATCTGCTACGTACCTTTTAACTGTATATTTTTTGATAGGATGATAGCCACTTTCAAAATAGAGGGTAATGCCGGCTACCTCATCTATATTGCAGATGCCTTTGGGTACTTGGGAAGCATGGCCATCCTACTATATAAAAATTTCGGACATCGCTCCGTCTCATGGCTACAATTCTTTAGCTATGGAACTTATGCTATTGCCTTTGTGGGCTTCGCGGCAACTACTTGCTCATTAATCTATTTCAAGAAAAAATATAAGATGGAACAACTAACGTTAAACAATGAACTGCATATTATATGA
- a CDS encoding exopolysaccharide biosynthesis polyprenyl glycosylphosphotransferase codes for MKKSLLIIPFSVLLHLCILNGILYLMTPITYVESSNMIYYNLSWLIITFSLNFYPTERRETFETNLGKFFKLLGIYGLAYFALYGLRSDGIYTFEYRASVFLIICFFITAYRSLFYWVRKKYRLYGGNFRNVVVIGRDRNLKKIRRVFDQPELGYRYKGFFDDKPSVSPTYLGKMNDCFKYILENDVDYIYCIASKLSKKELEYLVTFADNNLKKLKIIPDNKEIFTRSMFIELYDTIPVLAMRKSPLEVEYAPIVKRTFDILFSSMVILLVLSWLAPLLYILMKFESKGPLFFKQKRHGVNRKTFWCYKFRSMTQNDSADTVMATKNDMRVTRIGKIIRKTSIDELPQFINVFLGDMSVVGPRPHMESHTEMYETSIDKYLVRHFVKPGITGLAQIKGYRGEIIKKADIVNRIRFDIFYTESWSLGLDLSIIYLTIVNAVRGEEKAY; via the coding sequence ATGAAAAAGTCTTTATTGATTATTCCGTTTTCAGTTCTTTTACACCTCTGTATATTAAACGGCATTCTTTACCTAATGACTCCCATTACGTATGTAGAGAGCTCAAATATGATTTACTATAATTTATCTTGGCTGATTATTACGTTTAGCCTCAATTTTTATCCCACAGAAAGGCGAGAGACATTTGAAACCAATCTTGGGAAATTCTTTAAGTTACTGGGTATTTACGGACTGGCGTATTTTGCGCTTTATGGTCTTAGGAGTGATGGCATTTATACTTTTGAATATAGGGCCTCTGTCTTTTTGATAATCTGCTTTTTCATAACCGCCTATAGATCTCTTTTTTATTGGGTCAGAAAAAAATACAGGTTATATGGGGGTAACTTTAGAAATGTTGTTGTTATAGGCCGTGATAGGAATCTAAAAAAAATAAGAAGGGTTTTTGATCAACCGGAACTGGGTTATCGTTATAAGGGTTTCTTTGATGATAAGCCTTCTGTTAGCCCAACCTATTTGGGTAAGATGAACGATTGCTTTAAATACATTCTAGAAAACGATGTTGATTATATCTATTGTATCGCTTCTAAATTATCAAAAAAAGAACTGGAGTACTTGGTCACTTTTGCCGACAATAATTTGAAGAAACTTAAAATCATTCCGGATAATAAGGAAATCTTTACACGCTCCATGTTCATTGAACTTTATGATACGATTCCCGTTCTTGCTATGCGAAAATCGCCTCTTGAGGTAGAATATGCGCCTATAGTTAAACGTACTTTTGATATTTTGTTTTCATCAATGGTAATTCTTTTGGTACTTTCTTGGCTTGCACCACTGCTGTATATTTTGATGAAATTTGAATCCAAAGGGCCTCTTTTTTTCAAACAAAAAAGGCATGGAGTAAATAGAAAAACATTTTGGTGCTACAAGTTTCGCTCTATGACGCAGAACGATAGTGCGGATACCGTTATGGCCACTAAAAATGATATGCGCGTAACCCGGATAGGTAAAATTATACGAAAAACAAGTATAGACGAACTACCGCAATTTATTAATGTTTTTCTAGGAGATATGAGCGTGGTGGGCCCTAGGCCCCATATGGAATCACATACGGAAATGTACGAAACTTCAATTGATAAATATTTGGTTCGGCATTTTGTAAAACCTGGTATAACTGGCTTAGCTCAAATAAAAGGGTATAGAGGAGAGATTATTAAAAAGGCGGATATCGTTAACCGCATTCGGTTCGATATTTTTTACACGGAAAGCTGGTCTCTAGGTCTAGATCTAAGCATTATATATCTAACTATAGTGAATGCTGTTCGTGGCGAGGAAAAGGCCTATTAG
- a CDS encoding TonB-dependent receptor domain-containing protein: MYMLLYAISMLLFGSISPISQDCDNTLSGTVIDLHDSSVLSGALLIVAGTEQAVQTDVDGNYTITGLCDGTYSIQVSHPYCLTQGYTVKVSGNTSKIFRLEHHLEELNEVTIKGETYQREAKTIFKNKISTEKLEDFSNGSLGDALNSLSGVSSLNTGNAVVKPMVHGLHSSRVVIVNNGVRMEDQEWGAEHAPNIDVNSVGNLTLIKGAGALQYGGGAVGGVIVADALKVPVKDSLYGKTLWNLASNGRGSSVTSQLTKSYQNGWYATAQGTVKRYGDFETPDYVLSNTGIFERSASLHFGLNRFKYGLEGYYSFFKNEIGILRASHLGGASDQLAAINSNRPLVIEDFTYDIAEPRQDVTHHLARLKIFSRFEGLGKLSLQYDFQRNNRLEYDIRVGDDADKASIDLELDTHTVLLDLDSDLTEKINLKTGVMARYQTNFADPTTGIRRLIPDYDKYDLGGYAVADYDLNENLLIEIGGRFDYTYMDAFKFYRTSTWESRNYDELYPDIIVEETGNQILTNPQLSFYNASATAAATYAFDDEYKIFFNYSLASRAPNPSELFSEGLHHSASRIEMGDLGFKSEIAHKGAMTFERQNPIFSFSINPFINSINDFIVIEPTSIEQTIRGNFQVWEYRQTDALLLGFDLDASYAFTENLRLDHQFSFVKGYDQSREEPLISMPPVNTKNSVVYQNPKINNLQLALQSEFVFRQNEFPNNNFEVYIPQTETNEIVDVSTSPDAYHVLNFNSSVDFNITQKSQLTVGFKVTNLLDNSYRNYLNRLRYYADELGRNYLLNLKLNY; this comes from the coding sequence ATGTATATGCTTTTATATGCTATATCTATGCTGCTATTTGGCAGTATATCTCCTATTTCCCAAGATTGTGACAACACCCTTTCCGGAACAGTAATCGATTTGCACGATAGTTCTGTATTATCTGGTGCCTTGTTAATTGTAGCCGGAACCGAACAGGCCGTACAGACAGATGTTGATGGTAACTATACTATTACCGGGCTTTGTGATGGTACCTATTCCATACAGGTTTCGCATCCTTACTGTCTAACTCAAGGGTATACCGTAAAGGTATCCGGTAACACCAGTAAGATTTTTCGGTTGGAACATCATTTAGAAGAACTTAATGAGGTAACCATTAAAGGAGAAACATATCAGCGTGAAGCTAAAACCATTTTTAAGAACAAAATATCAACTGAAAAATTAGAGGACTTCAGTAACGGTTCTTTGGGTGATGCCCTAAACAGTCTTAGCGGCGTTTCTTCGTTGAATACGGGTAATGCCGTTGTTAAGCCTATGGTTCACGGTTTGCATAGTAGCCGTGTAGTTATCGTTAATAATGGTGTTAGAATGGAAGATCAAGAATGGGGAGCGGAACACGCCCCTAATATTGATGTGAATTCTGTTGGAAACTTAACTCTAATAAAAGGTGCTGGAGCACTTCAGTACGGTGGTGGTGCGGTTGGTGGGGTTATTGTTGCTGACGCATTAAAAGTACCCGTAAAGGACAGCTTGTACGGAAAAACACTTTGGAACTTGGCCTCTAACGGCAGAGGTTCTTCGGTCACCTCACAACTTACGAAAAGCTATCAAAATGGTTGGTATGCCACTGCCCAGGGAACGGTAAAACGTTACGGAGATTTTGAGACTCCGGATTATGTGTTGAGCAATACCGGTATTTTTGAACGTAGTGCGTCTTTGCATTTTGGTTTAAACCGTTTTAAATATGGATTAGAAGGGTATTATTCCTTCTTTAAAAACGAAATAGGAATACTCCGTGCCTCTCACTTAGGAGGTGCTTCAGACCAATTAGCGGCAATCAATAGCAATAGGCCTTTAGTAATCGAAGATTTTACCTATGACATTGCAGAGCCCCGACAGGATGTTACGCATCATTTGGCTCGTCTTAAAATATTCTCACGTTTTGAAGGTCTCGGAAAACTAAGTCTACAGTATGATTTTCAACGAAATAATAGGTTGGAATACGATATACGTGTAGGGGATGATGCAGATAAGGCATCTATTGATTTGGAACTGGATACACATACCGTTTTACTTGATTTGGATAGTGACCTTACTGAAAAAATCAATTTAAAGACGGGTGTAATGGCGCGGTATCAAACCAATTTTGCTGATCCCACTACCGGTATTCGTAGATTAATACCAGACTATGACAAATATGATTTGGGCGGATATGCCGTAGCAGATTATGACCTGAACGAGAATTTACTTATTGAAATCGGTGGCCGTTTTGACTACACATATATGGACGCATTTAAATTCTATAGGACTTCAACTTGGGAAAGTCGTAATTATGATGAACTCTACCCAGATATCATTGTAGAGGAAACGGGCAATCAGATTTTGACCAACCCACAATTAAGTTTTTACAATGCATCTGCAACCGCGGCGGCAACGTATGCATTTGATGACGAATACAAGATTTTCTTTAATTATTCATTGGCTTCACGGGCACCCAATCCTTCGGAATTGTTTAGTGAGGGCCTGCATCACTCGGCTTCGCGAATTGAGATGGGAGACCTTGGTTTTAAATCAGAAATTGCTCATAAGGGGGCTATGACATTTGAACGTCAGAATCCAATTTTCAGTTTTTCTATTAACCCTTTTATTAATAGTATCAATGATTTTATTGTTATTGAACCTACATCTATAGAACAGACTATACGAGGTAACTTTCAAGTTTGGGAATACCGCCAGACCGATGCACTTTTATTAGGGTTTGATCTAGATGCCTCCTACGCGTTTACTGAAAACTTGCGTTTGGATCACCAGTTTTCTTTTGTTAAAGGCTATGATCAGAGTAGAGAAGAACCTTTAATAAGTATGCCCCCTGTCAACACAAAAAATAGTGTAGTATACCAAAACCCTAAGATTAATAACCTTCAATTGGCATTGCAAAGTGAATTTGTATTTCGCCAGAATGAATTTCCAAACAACAATTTTGAAGTATACATACCGCAAACGGAAACCAATGAAATTGTTGATGTCAGTACGTCGCCAGACGCGTATCACGTATTAAATTTTAATTCCAGTGTGGATTTCAATATTACACAAAAATCACAATTAACAGTAGGGTTTAAAGTTACCAACCTACTGGATAATTCATATAGAAATTACCTGAATCGTTTGCGCTACTATGCAGATGAGTTGGGTAGAAACTATTTGTTAAACCTTAAATTGAATTACTAA
- a CDS encoding type 1 periplasmic binding fold superfamily protein yields MKKIKLLTALLVAGTLFVSCSDDDDNTPEIVNEEELITTVTVTLAPEGNGDDITLQLQDLDGDGSDKPVYTVSGSLAANMVYDGSIVLWNETESPAENITEEVEEEGDEHQFFYSVGTGLDLTTEYADLDEDGNPIGIEFTVTTGEASTGTLTFTLRHEPSKPNDGSLADAGGETDVEASFDIEIE; encoded by the coding sequence ATGAAAAAGATTAAATTATTAACCGCATTGCTTGTAGCCGGAACCTTGTTTGTTTCTTGTTCAGATGATGATGACAATACGCCAGAAATAGTAAACGAAGAAGAGCTTATTACTACGGTTACGGTAACCCTCGCCCCTGAAGGGAATGGAGATGATATTACACTACAATTACAAGATTTAGACGGTGATGGTTCAGATAAACCGGTTTATACGGTGTCAGGAAGCCTAGCGGCCAACATGGTATATGATGGTAGTATAGTTCTTTGGAACGAAACCGAAAGCCCTGCTGAAAATATTACGGAAGAGGTTGAAGAAGAAGGTGATGAGCACCAGTTTTTCTACAGTGTAGGAACAGGTCTTGATCTTACAACGGAGTATGCTGATTTAGATGAGGACGGTAATCCAATAGGAATTGAATTTACCGTAACTACAGGAGAAGCTAGTACAGGTACGCTTACATTTACTTTGCGTCACGAGCCGAGTAAACCAAATGATGGGTCCTTGGCCGATGCCGGTGGAGAAACGGACGTTGAAGCCAGTTTTGATATTGAAATAGAATAG
- a CDS encoding sensor histidine kinase, translating into MLKPEIPFNETDRLKALESFEVLNTLEEEEYDAITRIAADICNTPMALISLVDADRQWFKSHYGIDATETPRDLAFCAHAINTPENLFIVEDSSKDERFADNPLVTGGPNVQFYAGAPLNTTDGYSIGTLCVIDVQPRNNFTKRQQDCLRSLANQVMAQLELRRQNSLQRIINNELSLKNNQLKHFTYRLAHDMKTPLQGISSLVSFIKLDYLHLLKETEVPAWLDTIEDRVSYMEALINGITNYTNIMNSEVEFSEFNIEGEIHNIVKRLNVSSAIELKLTNCDNVVNHSIKSFDQIISELITNSIKFSRQPITSIDISFSETDGLHSFEYQDNGPGILEQFWEKVFIMFETLIKVTPTDTGIGLATIKAIIEKLGGTITLQNRPDSCSGTYFKFTLPR; encoded by the coding sequence ATGCTAAAACCCGAAATACCATTTAACGAAACCGATAGACTTAAAGCACTTGAAAGCTTTGAAGTCCTGAATACGTTGGAAGAAGAAGAGTACGATGCCATTACCCGTATTGCCGCAGACATATGTAATACGCCAATGGCACTTATATCTTTAGTTGACGCAGATAGACAATGGTTTAAATCACATTATGGTATTGATGCTACCGAAACTCCCCGCGATTTGGCATTTTGTGCACACGCTATAAACACACCTGAAAATTTATTTATTGTAGAGGACTCAAGTAAGGATGAGCGCTTTGCAGATAATCCATTGGTTACAGGAGGACCAAATGTGCAGTTTTATGCGGGGGCCCCTTTAAATACTACAGATGGTTACTCAATAGGTACGCTATGCGTTATAGATGTACAGCCTAGAAATAATTTCACTAAAAGGCAACAAGATTGTTTAAGGTCACTCGCTAATCAAGTCATGGCTCAGTTAGAGCTTAGACGTCAGAATAGCCTACAACGAATAATAAATAACGAACTCAGTTTAAAAAACAATCAACTTAAACACTTTACATATCGGTTGGCACATGATATGAAGACACCCCTACAGGGCATTAGCTCTTTGGTTAGCTTTATTAAGTTGGATTATCTTCACTTATTAAAAGAAACGGAAGTTCCAGCGTGGTTGGATACTATTGAAGATCGTGTTAGCTATATGGAAGCGCTCATTAACGGTATTACTAACTACACCAATATAATGAACAGTGAGGTTGAATTCTCTGAGTTTAATATAGAAGGGGAAATCCACAACATTGTAAAAAGGTTAAATGTTTCATCTGCTATAGAGTTGAAGCTTACCAATTGTGATAACGTAGTAAACCATTCCATAAAAAGCTTTGATCAAATAATTTCTGAGTTGATTACAAATTCCATAAAATTTTCAAGACAACCCATTACTTCTATTGACATTTCATTCTCTGAAACAGACGGTTTACATTCCTTTGAGTACCAAGATAATGGTCCGGGAATTCTTGAGCAGTTCTGGGAAAAAGTATTTATAATGTTCGAAACCCTGATCAAAGTAACCCCTACCGATACGGGAATAGGCCTTGCCACAATAAAAGCCATTATAGAAAAACTTGGCGGAACCATAACATTACAAAACAGACCGGATAGTTGTTCCGGAACTTACTTTAAGTTTACGTTGCCTAGGTGA
- a CDS encoding substrate-binding domain-containing protein yields MEKNYTIKDIAQLAGVSKGTVDRVIHKRGRVSTKAADKVNAVLAKIEYKPNPIAKSLKNNKVYRISILLPKADTDPFWQPCYSAITQVEKEFGHFGIKLEQWHFNPEDTQTFITAGLKAIKSKPVAILMVPLFFNEAENLIKKCSEAKIKVATFNNYIKQSKVDLFIGQDLNQSGRVAASLFNVLLQKNSTIAVLHIDEVFQNASHMQEKECGFKGYFSTKNIKNFRIQVHNLKKESGRPFENTIEHFVKTNANALDGIFVTTSKAYLLADQIANHTNKTIIIGYDLVADNITHLTNQNISFLIHQDPKKQVYLSLTYLIEHFLFDNPLREEQLLPIDIVNAENYSQYLT; encoded by the coding sequence ATGGAAAAAAATTATACCATAAAAGACATAGCACAACTTGCCGGTGTCTCTAAAGGAACCGTAGACCGTGTTATTCATAAACGTGGTAGAGTGTCTACAAAAGCGGCCGATAAGGTGAATGCCGTTTTGGCTAAAATTGAATATAAGCCAAATCCGATTGCCAAAAGTTTAAAGAACAACAAGGTATACAGGATATCCATACTTTTGCCTAAGGCTGATACGGACCCGTTTTGGCAACCCTGCTACTCGGCCATAACACAGGTAGAAAAAGAGTTTGGACACTTTGGCATAAAACTAGAGCAGTGGCATTTTAACCCAGAGGACACCCAAACATTCATTACTGCAGGATTAAAAGCTATTAAGTCCAAACCTGTTGCCATATTAATGGTTCCCCTTTTTTTCAATGAAGCCGAAAACCTGATAAAAAAATGTTCGGAAGCAAAGATTAAAGTAGCCACCTTTAATAATTATATTAAACAGAGTAAAGTTGATTTATTTATTGGACAAGACCTGAACCAAAGTGGAAGAGTCGCCGCAAGTCTATTTAATGTGCTTTTGCAAAAAAATTCAACTATTGCCGTTCTTCATATTGACGAAGTATTTCAAAATGCTTCACATATGCAAGAGAAAGAATGTGGGTTCAAGGGTTATTTTAGCACTAAAAACATCAAAAACTTTAGGATACAGGTACATAATCTTAAAAAAGAATCAGGACGGCCGTTTGAAAACACTATAGAACATTTTGTAAAGACAAATGCAAACGCGTTAGATGGTATATTTGTTACCACTTCTAAGGCCTACTTGTTAGCCGATCAAATCGCTAACCACACCAACAAAACTATAATAATAGGTTACGACCTTGTTGCGGATAATATTACTCATTTGACGAACCAGAACATATCTTTTCTAATTCATCAAGACCCTAAAAAACAGGTCTATTTGAGTCTAACTTATTTGATAGAACATTTTCTTTTTGACAATCCGTTGCGAGAGGAACAGTTATTACCGATTGATATTGTCAATGCCGAAAACTATTCTCAATATCTAACTTAA
- a CDS encoding nucleotidyltransferase family protein, with protein MSKFNNSSEGPTLVILAAGIGSRYGGLKQLDTFSPEGDSIIDFSIYDAIEAGFKKIVFVIRKNLLKEFDETFRPKLKGRAKMEFVFQELDRVPDAYINESRTKPWGTGHALLLTKDVVKENFAIINADDFYGRKAFETMASSLRETDPKSYTFHMVAYKLKNTVSDYGYVSRGECKVSTDNFLQDVTERTHIEKKDGGIVVENEEGDLQPIDADTNVSMNFWGFTPKCFEFGWELFVDFLESNKENSKAEFYIPTVVNEMLKSDKVKVNVLTTNEKWFGVTYKEDKAIVQNEIMKLKENGVYPKKLWE; from the coding sequence ATGTCAAAATTTAATAACAGTTCAGAGGGACCTACTTTGGTTATTCTTGCTGCAGGTATCGGAAGTCGTTATGGCGGTCTAAAACAACTGGATACTTTTTCGCCAGAAGGAGACAGTATTATTGATTTTTCAATATATGATGCCATAGAGGCTGGATTCAAAAAAATTGTTTTTGTAATAAGGAAGAATTTGTTGAAAGAGTTTGATGAGACTTTTAGGCCTAAACTTAAAGGGCGTGCAAAAATGGAGTTTGTTTTTCAGGAATTGGACCGAGTGCCCGATGCTTACATCAATGAAAGTCGTACAAAGCCATGGGGTACAGGTCACGCATTATTGCTTACCAAAGATGTGGTCAAAGAAAACTTTGCGATTATCAATGCAGACGACTTTTATGGTCGTAAAGCTTTTGAAACCATGGCCAGTTCATTGAGAGAGACGGATCCAAAATCCTATACTTTTCATATGGTGGCCTACAAACTAAAGAATACAGTTTCGGATTACGGATATGTTTCTAGAGGAGAATGCAAGGTTTCTACCGATAATTTTCTTCAAGACGTTACGGAACGTACTCATATAGAGAAAAAAGATGGAGGTATTGTAGTTGAAAATGAAGAGGGGGATTTGCAACCAATAGATGCGGATACCAATGTCTCTATGAACTTTTGGGGCTTCACACCAAAATGCTTTGAGTTTGGGTGGGAATTGTTTGTTGATTTTCTTGAAAGCAACAAAGAAAATAGTAAGGCCGAATTCTATATCCCCACAGTGGTAAATGAAATGCTGAAGTCTGATAAAGTGAAGGTGAACGTGCTTACTACTAATGAAAAATGGTTTGGGGTAACGTACAAAGAGGACAAGGCTATCGTTCAAAATGAGATTATGAAACTCAAGGAAAACGGAGTATACCCCAAAAAACTATGGGAATGA